In a genomic window of Candidatus Hydrogenedentota bacterium:
- a CDS encoding sugar phosphate isomerase/epimerase, with protein sequence MRVMAALALGMLAVMSWADEGEMNPFFPFKNSMETAGPPSVYDQVAILKEIGFDGFDNRNLNDIEDTLKAVDQYGLRLFSVYFTVNIDPGEEAWNPKLPEVLPLMKDRGTILWCNTHSKKYKPSDPAGDELAVPLFQKLADLVAPYGVKVATYPHLNLWVESPQDTVRLADKVNRPNFGSAFNFHHWKALGDRALPLAEVVKLCAPKMFVMSINGAKEPTTIDPLQMDQIDEYCTVVKAFRDAGFRGPIGLQCYKIKEDPKVHLVESMKVWKAMEERLEQK encoded by the coding sequence ATGCGCGTAATGGCAGCTTTGGCGCTGGGCATGTTGGCGGTCATGAGTTGGGCGGACGAAGGGGAGATGAACCCGTTTTTCCCCTTCAAGAATAGCATGGAAACGGCGGGACCCCCTTCCGTTTATGACCAGGTAGCCATTCTGAAGGAAATCGGCTTCGATGGATTCGACAACCGGAACCTGAACGATATCGAAGACACATTAAAGGCCGTGGACCAGTACGGATTGAGACTGTTTTCGGTCTACTTCACGGTGAATATCGATCCCGGGGAAGAAGCTTGGAATCCCAAACTGCCGGAAGTGCTGCCGCTGATGAAAGATCGCGGCACGATCTTGTGGTGCAATACGCACAGCAAAAAATACAAGCCTTCTGACCCGGCGGGGGACGAGTTGGCGGTGCCGTTGTTTCAGAAGCTGGCGGACCTGGTTGCCCCCTATGGCGTCAAGGTGGCGACCTATCCGCACCTGAACCTGTGGGTGGAGTCTCCGCAGGATACTGTGCGACTGGCGGACAAGGTGAACCGTCCGAATTTCGGATCGGCGTTCAACTTTCACCACTGGAAAGCGCTTGGGGATCGGGCGCTTCCGTTGGCAGAGGTGGTAAAGCTCTGCGCTCCGAAGATGTTCGTGATGTCCATCAATGGGGCGAAAGAGCCGACAACCATTGACCCGCTGCAGATGGACCAAATCGATGAATATTGTACCGTCGTGAAGGCCTTTCGCGACGCAGGTTTCAGGGGTCCTATCGGGTTGCAGTGCTACAAGATTAAAGAGGACCCCAAGGTACATCTTGTCGAG